Proteins from one Bacteroidota bacterium genomic window:
- a CDS encoding M14 family metallopeptidase, translated as MTIVKRSLLFLYVISCGVVGLFAQHTRPEKTRYEETSRYQDVMDFIDALKIDGKAMKLTWLGYTTQGKRLPMIVYGDVVDTTPETIKKSGKLIVYIQGNIHAGEVEGKEAMLELLRELKEGKHSEWRRRLVLLIVPIFNADGNDMISLYNRPWQHGPIAGMGQRANAQMLDLNRDHMKLESPEVLSFVKMLNEFDPHVTVDLHTTNGSFHGYHITYSFALNPVIDPGLDEFTRNVFFPKVEEKVQAQKFRIHRYGDYLEKTPAGKPGYYFWATEPRFNSNYVGFRNRLAILSESYSYISFQQRISSTKALVVSILDVANGNSIAIKEAIAKADEASRNITTVDSLGVRSEVIESNPAQEILLAAVKEEHNPYTNEIMYLMNEDSLRKIVTTEFYSTRATRKAKVPVRYIIPDSLSDVITLLQQHGIKLERMKEMQTITVQRFAIQQNTQAEREFQKHKMRTVEGQYEPIQQSFAAGTYVVEMNQSLSRLIMYLLEPESEDGAVVWNVLDKYFGNGKVYPIYKVIN; from the coding sequence ATGACAATTGTAAAACGAAGTTTGTTGTTTCTTTATGTAATTTCTTGCGGTGTTGTGGGATTGTTTGCACAGCACACTCGTCCTGAAAAAACCCGTTACGAAGAAACATCACGATATCAAGATGTGATGGATTTCATCGATGCGTTGAAGATTGATGGCAAGGCGATGAAATTGACGTGGTTGGGATATACCACGCAAGGAAAGCGTCTTCCGATGATAGTGTATGGTGATGTAGTAGATACTACGCCGGAAACAATTAAAAAATCCGGTAAGCTCATCGTTTATATTCAAGGAAATATCCACGCCGGTGAAGTTGAGGGGAAAGAAGCAATGCTGGAGCTGCTTCGCGAACTGAAAGAAGGAAAACACTCCGAGTGGAGACGGCGATTGGTATTATTGATTGTGCCGATCTTTAATGCTGACGGAAATGACATGATCAGTCTCTATAATCGTCCCTGGCAGCATGGACCGATTGCAGGAATGGGACAGCGGGCAAATGCACAGATGCTCGACTTGAATCGTGACCATATGAAATTGGAGTCACCGGAAGTTCTTTCGTTTGTGAAGATGCTGAATGAATTCGATCCGCATGTTACTGTCGATCTCCATACGACGAATGGTTCATTCCATGGTTATCATATCACGTACAGTTTTGCGTTAAATCCAGTGATTGATCCTGGATTAGATGAGTTTACGCGGAATGTGTTTTTTCCCAAAGTGGAAGAGAAAGTACAAGCGCAAAAATTTCGCATTCACCGGTATGGCGATTATCTTGAAAAAACTCCAGCGGGAAAACCGGGATACTATTTTTGGGCAACCGAACCTCGATTCAACAGCAATTACGTTGGATTTCGAAACAGATTGGCAATTTTAAGTGAATCGTATTCTTATATCTCATTTCAACAACGAATCAGCTCAACCAAAGCACTTGTCGTTAGTATTTTAGATGTGGCAAACGGCAATTCAATTGCCATTAAAGAGGCGATTGCAAAAGCTGACGAAGCATCGCGGAATATTACAACGGTTGACTCTCTTGGTGTACGATCAGAAGTGATTGAATCAAATCCGGCTCAGGAGATTCTGCTTGCTGCGGTGAAAGAAGAACACAATCCGTACACAAACGAGATTATGTATTTGATGAATGAAGATAGCTTAAGAAAGATTGTGACAACTGAATTCTATTCCACGCGTGCAACGCGAAAAGCAAAAGTACCGGTCCGATATATTATTCCCGATTCGTTAAGCGATGTGATAACGTTACTGCAGCAACATGGAATCAAGCTTGAGCGGATGAAAGAAATGCAGACAATAACTGTTCAACGTTTTGCAATTCAACAGAACACTCAGGCGGAACGGGAATTTCAAAAACATAAAATGAGGACTGTGGAAGGTCAATATGAACCAATTCAACAATCGTTTGCTGCAGGAACGTACGTGGTTGAAATGAATCAGTCGTTATCCCGTCTTATTATGTATTTACTAGAACCAGAATCCGAAGACGGTGCTGTTGTTTGGAATGTGCTGGACAAATATTTCGGCAATGGAAAGGTGTATCCTATCTATAAAGTTATCAATTAA
- a CDS encoding prolyl oligopeptidase family serine peptidase, with amino-acid sequence MKRIFLFLSLFVSFAFSQLQYPKTATVDHQDSYFGTSINDPYRWLEQDTAINVKQWVGEQNTVTFGYLNQIPFREKVKDRLTKLLNYPKYTAPFRAGKNWFFYKNDGLQNQSVLYIQRGSLDAKAELFLDPNKLSADGTTSLQGSAFDKEGKYFAYAISKAGSDWREIYVMDVRTKKLLNDKIEWAKFTGITWYGNGFYYSRYPIPVDTGSKLSTSNAYHKVYYHILGTPQSKDALIYEDPQNPQRLFGIGLTEDQRFLSLYINQRGSNGNALYYRDRRKQTEFLPIMTTFDDDISIVDNIGDKLLLSTNRNAPNQKVVLYDPANPEEKNWKEILPEKPEPLVSISIVGNKLFAVYMKDVSNRVFVYDLNGKLENEIVLETLGNVGGFGGERKDQYTFYTLTSFTYPATIYKYDIATKSSSLFRKTEVDFNPNDYETNQVFYPSKDSTKIPMFIVHKKGIPLDGNNPTLLYGYGGFNISIGPSFSASRLLWLEQGGVFAVANLRGGGEYGEKWHQAGMRMNKQNVFDDFISAAEYLIANKYTNPSKLAIQGGSNGGLLVGATINQRPDLFKVALPAVGVMDMLRFHKFTIGWAWVNDYGSSDDSVQFNYLKKYSPIHNIREGVNYPATLVTTADHDDRVVPAHSFKYISTLQEKYKGPNPVMIRIETSAGHGAGKPTAKIIEETSDIYSFTWWNMGITPMYLLKE; translated from the coding sequence ATGAAAAGGATCTTTCTTTTTCTTTCTCTCTTCGTATCGTTTGCATTTTCACAATTGCAATATCCAAAAACTGCCACTGTGGATCATCAAGACAGCTATTTCGGGACATCCATAAATGATCCTTACCGATGGCTTGAACAGGATACAGCGATAAATGTGAAACAGTGGGTGGGGGAACAAAATACTGTAACGTTCGGCTATCTTAACCAGATACCGTTTAGGGAAAAAGTAAAAGACCGGCTGACAAAACTCCTGAACTATCCGAAATATACAGCGCCGTTTCGCGCCGGGAAGAATTGGTTTTTCTACAAGAATGATGGTTTGCAGAATCAAAGCGTTCTGTATATCCAGCGCGGATCACTCGATGCAAAAGCTGAACTTTTTCTTGATCCGAATAAACTTTCTGCAGACGGCACAACGTCGTTGCAAGGTTCCGCATTTGATAAGGAAGGAAAATATTTTGCCTACGCAATATCCAAAGCTGGCTCTGATTGGCGGGAGATTTATGTGATGGATGTTCGTACAAAGAAACTATTGAACGATAAGATTGAATGGGCAAAATTTACCGGAATTACATGGTATGGTAACGGTTTTTATTATTCACGCTATCCAATCCCTGTAGATACCGGATCAAAACTTTCTACATCAAATGCATATCACAAAGTCTATTATCATATCCTTGGCACTCCACAATCAAAAGATGCGTTGATTTATGAAGATCCTCAAAATCCGCAGCGGTTATTTGGTATTGGTCTAACGGAAGATCAACGGTTTCTTTCATTGTATATTAATCAGCGTGGATCAAATGGAAATGCGCTGTACTATCGAGATCGCCGAAAGCAGACGGAGTTTCTTCCAATTATGACAACATTCGACGATGATATCAGCATTGTGGATAATATTGGCGATAAGTTATTGCTCTCCACAAATCGCAACGCACCAAATCAAAAAGTTGTTTTGTATGATCCGGCAAATCCGGAGGAAAAAAATTGGAAAGAAATTTTACCGGAAAAACCAGAACCGCTCGTTTCAATTTCCATTGTCGGAAATAAATTGTTTGCGGTATATATGAAGGATGTGAGTAATCGCGTATTCGTATATGATCTGAATGGAAAGCTGGAAAATGAAATTGTCCTTGAAACACTTGGTAATGTCGGCGGTTTTGGCGGTGAACGGAAAGATCAGTATACCTTTTATACATTAACATCGTTTACATATCCTGCTACGATTTACAAATATGACATTGCGACAAAATCATCGTCGTTGTTCCGTAAGACAGAAGTCGATTTCAATCCGAATGACTATGAAACAAACCAAGTGTTTTATCCTAGCAAAGATAGCACGAAGATACCAATGTTTATCGTTCACAAAAAAGGAATTCCTCTTGACGGAAATAATCCTACGTTGCTGTATGGATACGGCGGTTTCAATATCTCCATCGGCCCGAGTTTTAGTGCCTCGCGTTTATTATGGCTGGAACAAGGTGGAGTGTTTGCTGTTGCAAACCTGCGTGGCGGAGGGGAATATGGCGAGAAATGGCACCAAGCTGGCATGCGTATGAACAAACAAAATGTGTTTGATGATTTTATTTCGGCAGCAGAATATCTTATTGCGAATAAATATACAAATCCGTCAAAGCTTGCTATCCAGGGAGGATCGAATGGAGGACTTCTTGTCGGAGCGACTATCAATCAACGTCCCGATCTTTTTAAGGTCGCACTTCCTGCAGTCGGTGTTATGGATATGCTTCGTTTTCACAAATTTACCATTGGATGGGCGTGGGTGAATGATTACGGATCCAGTGACGATTCAGTGCAGTTCAATTATCTAAAAAAATATTCTCCAATTCATAATATCCGTGAAGGAGTGAATTACCCGGCAACGCTAGTAACAACTGCAGATCATGATGACCGTGTTGTGCCGGCACATTCATTTAAATATATTTCTACACTTCAGGAAAAATATAAAGGACCGAATCCGGTGATGATCCGTATTGAAACCTCTGCCGGTCACGGTGCCGGAAAACCAACTGCAAAGATCATTGAAGAAACATCGGACATCTATTCGTTTACCTGGTGGAATATGGGAATTACACCGATGTATTTATTGAAAGAGTGA